The Kwoniella mangroviensis CBS 8507 chromosome 1 map unlocalized Ctg02, whole genome shotgun sequence genome window below encodes:
- a CDS encoding thioredoxin translates to MVKAIESHQEFKDLISGSQPVVVDYWATWCGPCKMISPHFAKLEEKYPGVKFVKVDVEEQDEIAKEAGIKAMPTFIAYKDGQPVETVTGAVPAKLNALLEKISA, encoded by the exons ATGGTCAAAGCTATCGAATCCCACCAAGAATTCAAGGACCTC ATCTCCGGTTCTCAACCTGTCGTCGTCGACTACTGGGCCACATGGTGTGGTCCCTGTAAGATGATTTCTCCTCATTTCGCCAAGCTCGAGGAGAAATACCCAGGTGTCAAATTCGTTAAAGTTGACGTTGAGGAACAAGAC GAAATCGCCAAGGAAGCCGGTATCAAGGCTATGCCGACTTTCATCGCTTACAAGGATGGTCAACCCGTTGAGACCGTCACTGGAGCTGTCCCCGCCAAACTTAAC GCTCTTCTCGAGAAGATCTCCGCTTAA